A genomic stretch from Canis lupus familiaris isolate Mischka breed German Shepherd chromosome 15, alternate assembly UU_Cfam_GSD_1.0, whole genome shotgun sequence includes:
- the LOC119874592 gene encoding proline-rich protein 36-like isoform X1 has product MGQECEEQNLWSTSLRNGIVPCTAKRGQCGLELSAPLATQEEELTMVQAIRVPNMLEQPPASVEHPASALEKHPESHQEAAPASIVGPTEASGPELIKLVKAAAAGCLARSKMLAAESKPMHEAVTPLIQHPDKEDLPVTLATLEVDHVLAHAILFPHMLQQPPISGEQLASAPEQDPKPPQEPAPAPTMGPAEASGPEVIEPVKAAGVECLPGAEMAPVELKPLQVLVTPLIHCPQLEVLPAPLAPPKRRQASVPTLEFIEGPVHPPALLEHPASATEQQLIMATAQRKASPPLSLHCV; this is encoded by the exons ATGGGGCAGGAGTGTGAGGAACAGAACCTCTGGTCCACCTCCTTGAGGAATGGGATAGTGCCCTGCACAGCTAAAAGAGGCCAGTGCGGGCTCGAG CTATCTGCACCCTTGGCAACCCAGGAGGAAGAGCTCACCATGGTGCAGGCTATCAGGGTACCCAATATGCTGGAGCAGCCACCTGCCTCAGTGGAGCACCCAGCTTCGGCCCTTGAGAAACACCCTGAATCACATCAAGAAGCCGCCCCAGCTAGTATTGTGGGGCCTACTGAAGCTTCAGGTCCTGAGTTGATCAAGCTAGTCAAGGCTGCTGCAGCTGGGTGCTTGGCCCGATCCAAGATGCTAGCTGCTGAGTCCAAACCAATGCATGAGGCAGTCACACCTCTGATTCAGCATCCCGACAAGGAGGACCTACCTGTAACCTTGGCCACCCTGGAGGTAGATCACGTCCTGGCGCATGCAATCCTTTTCCCCCACATGCTGCAGCAGCCACCTATCTCAGGGGAGCAACTAGCTTCCGCTCCTGAACAAGATCCCAAACCACCTCAAGAGCCCGCCCCAGCTCCTACTATGGGGCCTGCTGAAGCTTCAGGGCCAGAGGTGATTGAGCCAGTCAAGGCTGCTGGAGTTGAGTGCTTGCCAGGGGCTGAGATGGCACCTGTTGAGTTGAAGCCACTGCAGGTGTTGGTCACACCTCTGATTCACTGTCCCCAACTGGAGGTGCTGCCTGCACCCCTGGCCCCTCCAAAACGTAGGCAGGCCTCAGTGCCCACCCTCGAGTTCATCGAAGGGCCGGTGCATCCACCTGCCTTACTGGAGCATCCAGCCTCTGCCACCGAGCAGCAGCTCATCATGGCTACAGCCCAACGGAAGGCTTCCCCGCCCCTCTCATTGCACTGTGTCTAA